CCTTCCACCTCGCCCACGCCCTGGTGATCGCCGGCCTCGTCCCCAGAACCGCCGACGTCCCCGCGGTGCCGGCCGGCGGGATCCTCCTGCAGCATCAGTCCGGAGCAGGCATCGAGATCGACGCGGCCGGCAACATGATCCTCAAGGCGGCCCACATCTCACACAGGGGCATCCAATGAGTAACCTTGCCGTCGCCGGCGACACCATCGTCGAGTACGACATCAGCAGTGACGACAAAGGTGCCGGCCTGCTCACGATCGAGGGCACAGCGCAGACCCTCGTCGACGTCGAAGGGGCGCTCCTCCTCGTCCAGGGCCAGACCGTCCAGGGTACCCACACTATCGCCCTCGGCGCCACCCACTCCACCCTCGTCGACATCGATGGAGTTCCGGTCCTGAGGATCGGCGACACCGGCGACGACGCCGGCGGCCATCCCCTCTCTCTCATCCAAGGGCCGACCCAGACCCTCGTCTCAGAGGATCCCTGACCCTCCTTTTTTAGCCCCATCACAGACCCATCACGCATGTCGTTCGGCACAACCCTGAAACTCGACGAGGACGGGGACCTCGTCGTCTCCTCAATGCACCGGCTGGCCCTCGTCACCGGTACAGAGAAGGCGACCCAGGACCTGACCGTCATCCTCAGATCCCTGAAAGGATCGCTGCCCCTCAACACAGCCTTCGGCACCGACTACCTGGCCATGATCGACGCCGGCAGGAACGCCGAGGTTATCAGGCACGAGATCCGCGCCGCCCTCGAGACCTATCCTTACCTGCAGAGCGTCGACGATATCGCCGTCTCGCTCAAGGGACGGTCAGCTACCGCCATCATCCGTGCCACCCTCACTGACGGCACGGCCGTCTCCCTGGAGGCGGTAGTGTGACCGACTATGGCGTCACCGCCACCGGCTTCTCTCTCCAGGACCATGCCGCAATCCTCGAGGAGATGCAGGACCTCGCCCGGGAGTACATGGGCTCCGACATAGACCTCGGAGACCCATCCCCCCTGGGCCAGTTCCTCAAGGCCCTTTCCTACGAGTTTGCGAGGACCTGGCAACTCCTCGAAAGCGTCTATTATTCAGGCTACCTCGACACCGCCCAGGGTGCCAGCCTGGACGCTGTCGTGGCGATCCTCGGCATGGAGCGAAACCCGGCGACGACGGCCGGCGGCACCGTCACCTTCGCCAGGTCCTCCGCTGCCCCTGCAGGGGGACTCCTCATCCCGGCCGGCACCCAGGTCGCCACCGCGGACAGTTCCGTAACCTTCTCAACCTCGGCCGCCGTCACCCTCGTCGAAGGCGGGACTTCGATCGGCGCCGCGGTCCAGGCCGACGAACCCGGGGCCGGCGGCAACGTAGCGATCGCCACCATCACCGCGATCCTCACCCCCGTCGCCGGCATCGAGACCGTTACCAACGCCGCTGCAATGGCCGGCGGGGCCGACACAGAATCCGACGCCGCCCTCAGGGCCCGCACCAGGACCTACGCCCCGCAGGCCCGGGCAACGATCAGCGCCCTGGAGTCGGCCCTCCTGGACGTCGATGGGGTCACCGCTGCCGGCATCGTCGAGGACTTCGACACCAGCTCCATCACCTGCGTCGTCTCGGGCGGCGCCGACGAGGACCTCCTCGCCGTCATCGAGGCCACTCGGCCGGCAGGGATTCAGGTGTCTCTCAGCCGTCCGGACGAGGTCTCGATCACCGTCACCGCCACCGTGCGCAAGCTCGCCGGCTACACCGACGAGCAGGTTCAGACCGCCGTCTCATCCGCCATCAACTCCTACCTCTCAGGTCTCGCCCTAGGTGAGGACATCGAGTACAGCGACGTCGTCGGGGCCATCCTCAACGCTGAGGGAGTCGACGGCCTCAACGCCTGCAGCGCCACCGACGGCACGACCGCCGCCGATGCCTTCGGCGAGACGATCGCGATCGCTGCCGGCGCCAAACCCGCCGCCGGCCCGCACACCATCACGGTGGCAGCATGACGGCCTCCGACCGCATCCTGAGGCGCCTCTCCAGTGCCCTGGCAAAATACCCCGGCACCACCAACGCACAGATCGCAGCGATCGCAGCGCACCAGTTCGACGTGCTTGGCTGCACGTTCAGGGACATCCTCGACGCCCACCAAATCGGCCAGGCCGGCGGCGCCAGCCTGGACAGGATCGTCGCCCTGCTCGACCTCGTGCGCAACCCGAACGAGACCGACGAGCAGCTCAGAAACAGGTTCTACGTCGAGCTCAGCCGGCGGCAGGTTTCCGGCACGAGGGCCGACATCCTGGCTGCGATCGCGACCATCTCGGACTGGGAATACGGCACGGACTTCACCCTCCTCGAACCGCCCGACATTCCTGCCCCGTCCAGAGATCGCGGAGCGTTCTGCATTGACCTCCTCCTCGAGCGCGGCGACCTCGGTCTGGAGACGCAGTCGGCCCTTGGCACGATCCTGCAGGCATCCAAGCCCGCCGGGATCCTGCCGATCATTCGACACCACCGCACTCTACCGGCTGCTGCGATCGGCGCTGGCATGTTCCGAACCGCTGTGCTGGACCTCCTCCCATCCCCATACCAATACCCCAACATATCCCTCAATATGGGGGCAAGCGTGGGTACGGTACATCCAACGAAGGACAGTGTGCTTGGATTTGAGACTGTTTCGGGTTGGGATCTGACCGCTGTCAACCTGGGCAATTCGAGTGAAGGAAAAGAGTTCACAGCAGTATTGAGCGCAGGTACCGAATATAAAAAATCCGGTACATATGCAGCAAAAATAATGACACACTGTCACCAGGGGTGGGCAGGGGTACGTTATGGAAAGGGTTACGGGTACATCTCGAAAAATCTGGATATGTCGAGTTGGGGGTATCTCAAGGTCTCTTTCCTATCACATGGACTATACCCAGATTATCATTACTGGCCGACAGGGGGTATGACGATCTCAGTCCAGATAGATGACACCACCGTTGCGTCAAAGGTGATGGCCGGAGAGGCATATAATGCAGAGGGATCCCGGTATGATTACTATTACGAAAATACATGGTACGATTTTATTATCGACGTACGGGCATTTTCTGGGATTCACACTCTCAAACTTAGAGCAGATATACAATCGGACTACGACCGCGATACGGACAACGCCATCTTTTTCGACGATCTGATAGCAATCGTCCCTGCCTGACCTCCCTTTTTATCGTCCCCCACAGACAATGAGGCATGTCAGCAGGAAAAGCGATCTACTACACCGGCCTGGAAGAGCTGGCAAAACTCACAGGAGGCCTCGGCACTCCCTTCGGGTACATGGAGGTTGGCACCGGCACCACCACACCAACCTCCACTCAACCAATGGTCTCTCCGGTCAAGCGGCGGGCGTGCGGCGTTATCACAACCGACGGCTCCACCGTCCATTTCGAGTGCGCCTTCCAGCCCGGAGACTTCCCCGATGGCACTGACCTCTACGAGATCTCGATCCACAATGCCGCGTCCGGGGGGGCGATGCTCGGCCGGGAGGTCCTCGCCACCCCCATCAAGGTGTGGAATGCGATCGGCTGCACCATCGCCTGTGAGTATCCCATTACCGCAACCTAACCCGACTCTCCTTTTTATTGCCCCTGCCTGACCCTGCAGGCATGACAGAAAGCCAGATCAGCATCCCGGCTGGTCCGAACCGGGAGTACGTCAAGACCATCCGCGTGAACGTCGACGGCAAGGAGGTCAACATCCCTGTCGTCGCAGTCGAGGCCGCGGCGACGTCCTACGAAGTCAATCCCTCGACCGGCGCCATCGGGTTCGTCACGGTGTCGGCCGCCTCGCCCCGGGAAGAGGTCTTCCCCACTGCATGCCGGGAGACCGACATCTTCGTCAAGGACCAGGATGTCTATGTCGAGATCGACACTGGCAACGGTGACGGATATCAGGGCAAGTTTGTCCTGCCGGCATCGCTCGGCTTGGTCATCTATGCTGTGCCCGACCGAGTCAAGGCGATCCGGTTCACGAACGTC
This genomic window from Methanofollis sp. contains:
- a CDS encoding baseplate J/gp47 family protein, with protein sequence MTDYGVTATGFSLQDHAAILEEMQDLAREYMGSDIDLGDPSPLGQFLKALSYEFARTWQLLESVYYSGYLDTAQGASLDAVVAILGMERNPATTAGGTVTFARSSAAPAGGLLIPAGTQVATADSSVTFSTSAAVTLVEGGTSIGAAVQADEPGAGGNVAIATITAILTPVAGIETVTNAAAMAGGADTESDAALRARTRTYAPQARATISALESALLDVDGVTAAGIVEDFDTSSITCVVSGGADEDLLAVIEATRPAGIQVSLSRPDEVSITVTATVRKLAGYTDEQVQTAVSSAINSYLSGLALGEDIEYSDVVGAILNAEGVDGLNACSATDGTTAADAFGETIAIAAGAKPAAGPHTITVAA